In the Lascolabacillus massiliensis genome, one interval contains:
- a CDS encoding aspartate dehydrogenase domain-containing protein produces MKRLVIVGCGFLADIVADALLAGLLPDYDLVGVYSRSKNKAERLAGKMKKNGRECKPCSSLTELLALKPDFLVEAASPAAMKEFAISALENGTSVITLSIGAFADIDFLEKVRRTALANGTKVYIASGATGGFDVLRTATLMGNATAEFLNEKGVKALRGSSHYDSEMEISKKMVFSGTASEAIETFPTGLNVAVAASLATVGPDNLRVTMESTPYFTGDRQRVEIKNDEVHAVVDVFSATSAIAGWSVVSTLQNIASPIVF; encoded by the coding sequence ATGAAGAGACTTGTAATTGTAGGTTGTGGTTTCCTGGCTGATATTGTGGCTGATGCTTTATTGGCCGGCTTGTTGCCTGATTATGATCTGGTAGGAGTATATTCCCGATCAAAAAATAAAGCAGAGCGTCTTGCAGGTAAAATGAAAAAAAACGGGAGGGAGTGTAAGCCTTGCTCATCTTTAACTGAACTGCTCGCTCTTAAACCTGATTTTCTTGTAGAAGCGGCTTCTCCGGCAGCTATGAAAGAGTTTGCAATTTCAGCTTTAGAAAATGGTACTTCTGTAATCACATTATCAATAGGAGCTTTTGCAGATATTGATTTTCTGGAAAAGGTTAGAAGAACTGCTTTGGCAAACGGTACTAAAGTGTATATCGCCTCGGGTGCTACCGGTGGGTTCGATGTCCTTAGAACAGCAACTCTAATGGGCAATGCAACTGCTGAGTTCCTTAACGAAAAAGGGGTAAAGGCTTTGAGAGGATCATCTCACTATGATAGTGAAATGGAAATCTCAAAAAAGATGGTCTTTTCAGGTACAGCAAGTGAGGCCATTGAAACATTTCCAACCGGACTTAATGTGGCTGTAGCAGCTTCACTGGCTACAGTTGGTCCTGATAATTTGCGGGTGACAATGGAGTCGACACCCTATTTCACAGGTGACAGACAGCGTGTGGAGATAAAAAATGATGAGGTTCATGCTGTGGTAGATGTTTTCAGTGCCACTTCAGCAATTGCAGGCTGGTCTGTAGTAAGTACACTACAGAATATTGCTTCCCCTATTGTTTTTTAA
- a CDS encoding 4-hydroxy-3-methylbut-2-en-1-yl diphosphate synthase, which yields MSFFNYKRRPTIDVKVGNIFMGGNYPVVIQTMTNTNTLDTEGSVAQCERIIASGADLIRLTTQGVREANNLKEIHQQLRDKGYNTPLSADIHFNPRAALVAATIAEKVRINPGNFVDKQKTFAEKEYTDEEYALELEKIRSQVVPFLNICKEHGTAVRIGVNHGSLSDRIMNRYGDTPEGMVESCMEFLRIAIKEDFKDIVISMKASNTVLMTKAVRLLVATMDKENIHFPLHLGVTEAGNGDDGRMKSAVGIGALLVDGIGDTIRVSLSEEPEAEVPVAQKLVEYINKLEGHEPIVSEEYPGFSPFSMDRRETDSVWNVGGEYLPVVISDRSRINDMSINPHFIPDYIYVGNRVPDNFPKGMKSIVDFENWEKKIDNFPLFTVDSLDKIKDCDSEVRFLRLSFPELSERVIAFLKVVPKVVVILTSDHQNRVGEQRAFFHTLLNEGCRVPVILQSSYKEDEAEDLQIKAGVDFGTVLLDGFGNGIMMSNEGKLDILDVDAYSFGILQAARVRTSKTEFISCPGCGRTLFDLQTTVALVQKHFSHLKHLKIGVMGCIVNGVGEMADADYGYVGAEHGKISLYRKKQLVAKNIPQAEAVEHLIQLIKDNGDWTEPAEN from the coding sequence ATGAGTTTTTTTAATTACAAAAGACGTCCAACAATTGATGTAAAAGTTGGGAATATATTCATGGGTGGCAACTATCCGGTTGTTATTCAAACAATGACCAATACAAATACACTCGATACAGAGGGGAGTGTTGCTCAGTGTGAGAGAATTATAGCATCCGGTGCCGACCTGATAAGACTCACAACACAAGGTGTACGTGAGGCTAATAACTTAAAAGAGATACATCAGCAGCTTAGAGATAAAGGGTATAATACCCCACTTTCAGCTGATATTCATTTCAATCCCCGTGCAGCTCTGGTTGCTGCAACAATAGCAGAGAAGGTGCGTATTAATCCAGGGAATTTTGTTGATAAACAAAAGACTTTCGCTGAAAAAGAATATACAGACGAGGAGTATGCTTTGGAACTTGAGAAGATAAGGTCACAGGTAGTCCCTTTCCTGAATATTTGCAAAGAGCATGGTACAGCTGTTCGTATAGGGGTTAACCATGGTTCACTTTCTGATCGTATAATGAACAGATATGGTGATACTCCGGAAGGTATGGTTGAGTCATGCATGGAGTTTCTGAGAATTGCAATAAAAGAAGATTTCAAGGATATTGTTATCTCTATGAAGGCTTCTAATACAGTTCTGATGACAAAGGCAGTACGACTATTAGTAGCTACAATGGATAAAGAAAATATCCATTTTCCACTTCATCTTGGTGTAACAGAAGCAGGAAACGGAGATGATGGGCGTATGAAATCTGCAGTGGGAATAGGAGCCTTACTTGTTGATGGGATAGGTGATACTATCAGAGTATCATTAAGCGAAGAACCAGAAGCTGAAGTACCTGTTGCTCAGAAATTGGTTGAATATATCAATAAGCTTGAAGGACATGAACCAATAGTTTCTGAAGAATATCCCGGTTTCTCTCCATTTTCTATGGATAGACGGGAAACAGACTCTGTTTGGAATGTTGGAGGTGAATATCTTCCTGTAGTAATATCTGACAGGAGCAGGATAAACGATATGTCAATCAACCCACATTTTATACCTGACTATATCTATGTTGGTAATAGAGTGCCTGACAACTTCCCTAAGGGAATGAAATCGATTGTCGATTTTGAAAATTGGGAGAAGAAGATTGACAATTTTCCGCTCTTTACAGTCGACTCTTTAGATAAAATAAAAGATTGTGATTCAGAAGTGAGGTTCCTGCGCCTGTCATTCCCTGAATTGTCAGAGAGAGTTATTGCATTTTTGAAAGTTGTACCTAAAGTAGTTGTTATACTGACTTCTGACCATCAAAATAGGGTAGGTGAGCAGAGAGCATTTTTCCACACTCTTTTAAATGAAGGTTGCAGGGTACCTGTAATTCTCCAGAGCAGTTATAAAGAGGATGAGGCAGAAGACCTGCAGATTAAAGCGGGAGTAGATTTTGGAACAGTGCTTCTTGATGGCTTCGGTAATGGCATCATGATGAGCAACGAGGGTAAACTTGATATTCTTGATGTCGATGCATACTCATTTGGAATCCTCCAGGCAGCACGTGTCCGTACAAGTAAAACAGAGTTCATCTCTTGTCCGGGTTGCGGAAGAACTCTATTTGACCTGCAAACAACAGTTGCACTGGTACAGAAACATTTCTCTCATCTGAAACATCTGAAAATCGGAGTTATGGGCTGTATTGTCAATGGTGTTGGAGAGATGGCTGATGCGGATTACGGATATGTAGGAGCAGAACATGGTAAGATATCCCTTTACCGCAAAAAACAGCTTGTTGCAAAAAATATACCTCAGGCAGAGGCTGTTGAACATCTTATTCAGCTTATAAAGGATAATGGGGACTGGACTGAACCTGCTGAAAATTAA
- a CDS encoding VOC family protein, which produces MEIKARFDHYNINVFDLKKSIKFYEDALGFKEVRRKEASDGSFILVYMGDNVTGFTLELTWLRDWDRAYNLGDNEQHLCVRVEGDYDEIRAFHKEMGCVCYENHDMGLYFINDPDGYWIEILPLRK; this is translated from the coding sequence ATGGAAATAAAGGCTAGATTTGATCACTACAATATTAATGTATTTGATCTGAAAAAAAGTATTAAATTTTATGAGGATGCTTTAGGTTTCAAAGAGGTTCGTAGAAAAGAGGCTTCTGATGGATCTTTTATCCTTGTTTATATGGGTGATAACGTAACGGGATTCACACTTGAATTAACCTGGTTGCGTGACTGGGACAGAGCATATAATCTTGGTGATAACGAACAACATCTTTGTGTAAGGGTGGAAGGCGACTATGATGAGATAAGGGCTTTTCATAAAGAGATGGGCTGTGTATGTTACGAGAATCATGATATGGGACTCTATTTTATTAATGATCCGGACGGATATTGGATAGAAATATTACCTTTGAGGAAATAA
- a CDS encoding MBL fold metallo-hydrolase → MTITYIYHSCYLIEFQELSLLFDFYKDVPRSDGKEWIKDYLLNKDEDLYIFCSHSHSDHFNPEILSWRKNKKNIKYLFSEELLQSKKALPEDALFLKKEESFRDHRIKVKAYGSTDAGCSFLISCEDKLFFHAGDLNNWHWKEEVNAEEALTYENNFLCELELLSEKSEDLYVAMFPLDPRLGNDFMRGGEQFVSRIKTEFFFPMHFGENFNLVNMFAGIASKYNCNYLPINHHGQSFNL, encoded by the coding sequence ATGACAATCACTTATATATATCATAGCTGCTATTTAATTGAATTTCAAGAATTATCTTTGTTATTCGATTTTTATAAAGATGTTCCCCGCAGTGACGGGAAGGAGTGGATTAAAGATTATCTTCTGAATAAAGATGAGGACTTGTACATTTTTTGTTCTCACTCGCATTCAGACCATTTCAATCCTGAGATTTTATCCTGGAGGAAAAATAAAAAAAATATCAAGTATCTTTTTTCTGAAGAGCTGCTTCAAAGTAAGAAAGCTCTTCCTGAAGATGCATTATTTCTCAAGAAAGAGGAGTCATTCAGAGATCATAGAATAAAGGTTAAGGCTTATGGTTCCACTGATGCAGGTTGTTCATTTCTGATCAGCTGCGAGGATAAACTCTTTTTTCATGCTGGAGATCTAAATAACTGGCATTGGAAAGAGGAGGTTAATGCAGAAGAAGCGCTCACTTACGAAAATAATTTCTTGTGCGAACTGGAGCTGCTTTCAGAAAAATCCGAAGATTTATATGTTGCAATGTTCCCTCTGGATCCACGTTTAGGTAACGATTTTATGAGAGGAGGAGAGCAGTTTGTTTCAAGAATAAAAACTGAATTTTTTTTCCCAATGCACTTTGGAGAGAATTTTAATCTGGTGAATATGTTTGCAGGAATAGCATCAAAGTATAATTGTAATTATCTGCCTATTAATCACCATGGACAATCATTTAATCTATAA
- a CDS encoding MIP family channel protein: protein MIMKKYLAEMIGTMVLVLMGCGAAVFAGADQPFFTIGTLGVAFAFGLSVVAMAYTIGSISGCHINPAITFGVYLSGRMSSKDALMYMLFQIIGAIIGSSILWFLAKDSGSTTTLTGANGFAEGKIAEAFVAETVFTFIFVLVVLGVTAKNGLNKFAGLAIGLALVLVHIVCIPITGTSVNPARSIGPAIFEGGVALTQLWLFIVAPLLGAAISALVWKGITVENKLATTE from the coding sequence ATGATTATGAAAAAGTATTTAGCAGAAATGATTGGTACAATGGTGCTGGTATTAATGGGATGTGGTGCGGCAGTTTTTGCAGGGGCTGATCAGCCATTTTTTACTATTGGGACTCTGGGTGTTGCTTTTGCATTTGGACTATCGGTTGTAGCTATGGCATATACGATAGGAAGCATTTCCGGTTGTCATATCAATCCGGCAATAACTTTTGGAGTGTATCTTTCGGGAAGAATGAGCAGCAAAGATGCATTAATGTATATGCTTTTTCAGATTATTGGAGCAATAATAGGATCTTCTATTTTGTGGTTTCTCGCTAAAGATTCCGGATCAACCACAACACTTACAGGGGCAAATGGCTTCGCTGAAGGTAAGATTGCTGAAGCATTTGTTGCGGAAACAGTGTTCACCTTTATTTTTGTGCTTGTAGTTCTTGGAGTGACTGCAAAAAATGGATTGAATAAATTTGCGGGGCTTGCAATTGGTCTGGCATTAGTCTTGGTTCATATTGTCTGTATTCCAATTACAGGGACATCTGTAAATCCCGCACGAAGTATAGGACCTGCTATTTTTGAAGGTGGTGTGGCTTTAACTCAACTCTGGTTATTTATTGTTGCTCCTCTGCTTGGTGCAGCAATTTCTGCATTAGTTTGGAAAGGAATTACAGTTGAAAATAAATTGGCTACTACTGAATAA
- a CDS encoding enoyl-ACP reductase FabI — translation MTHNLLKGKRGIIFGALNDMSIAWKVAERAVEEGAIITLSNTPVAVRMGETAALGEKLNAEILPADATNVEDLEMVFAKSMEILGGKIDFVLHSIGMSPNVRKKRTYDDLDYDMLMKTLDISAVSFHKMMQVARKMDAIERGGSILALTYVAAQRVFYGYNDMADAKALLESITRSFGYIYGRDKGVRVNTISQSPTMTTAGSGVKGMMDLMDFSERMSPIGNADADDAADYCVVMFSDLTRKVTMQNLYNDGGFSSMGMSLRAMKQYSNGLDANINSDES, via the coding sequence ATGACTCACAATTTATTAAAAGGCAAGAGAGGGATTATTTTTGGTGCCCTTAACGACATGTCAATTGCATGGAAAGTGGCCGAAAGAGCCGTTGAAGAAGGCGCAATAATCACTTTGTCGAATACTCCTGTAGCAGTGCGAATGGGTGAAACAGCTGCGCTTGGAGAAAAACTAAATGCAGAGATTTTACCTGCTGATGCTACAAATGTTGAAGATCTGGAGATGGTTTTCGCAAAATCAATGGAAATACTTGGCGGAAAAATTGATTTCGTTCTGCACTCAATAGGTATGTCTCCAAATGTTCGTAAGAAAAGAACATACGACGATCTGGATTATGACATGCTTATGAAAACACTTGATATATCTGCAGTATCTTTCCATAAAATGATGCAGGTTGCACGTAAGATGGATGCTATTGAAAGAGGAGGTTCGATTCTTGCTCTTACATATGTTGCCGCACAGCGTGTTTTTTACGGCTATAATGATATGGCTGATGCAAAAGCACTTCTTGAGTCTATCACCCGCAGCTTTGGATATATCTACGGAAGAGATAAGGGGGTAAGGGTAAATACCATTTCACAATCACCTACAATGACTACAGCCGGAAGTGGTGTAAAAGGCATGATGGATTTGATGGATTTCTCAGAACGTATGTCACCAATAGGTAATGCTGATGCCGATGATGCAGCAGACTACTGCGTTGTGATGTTCTCTGATCTTACCCGCAAGGTTACTATGCAGAATCTATATAATGATGGAGGTTTCTCCAGCATGGGTATGAGTCTTCGTGCAATGAAGCAATACAGTAACGGACTCGATGCAAATATAAATTCTGACGAAAGCTAA
- a CDS encoding L-threonylcarbamoyladenylate synthase, whose product MLIKIYNENPNTREIDKVVSALQDGGIVIYPTDTLYAFGCDALNVRAVEKICNLKGINPEKSNLSIICNDLSIISEYAKVDTPTFKLMKRNLPGPFTFILPTTSSLPKIYKKKKTVGIRVPDNNIIREIVIRLGNPVLSTSIIDENDEIEYITNPELIHEKWQDFADIVIDGGIGGIEPSTVIDCSTGEHDIIRQGKGELKF is encoded by the coding sequence ATGCTTATTAAAATATATAATGAAAATCCGAATACGCGTGAGATAGATAAAGTAGTATCTGCTCTGCAAGATGGTGGAATTGTGATATACCCCACAGATACATTGTATGCTTTTGGATGCGATGCACTTAATGTTCGCGCGGTAGAGAAAATTTGCAACTTAAAGGGAATAAACCCTGAAAAGAGCAATTTATCCATTATATGCAATGATTTAAGCATTATAAGTGAATATGCAAAGGTAGATACCCCGACATTCAAATTAATGAAAAGAAATCTGCCTGGTCCTTTCACTTTTATTCTACCTACCACATCATCACTCCCTAAAATTTATAAAAAGAAGAAAACAGTTGGTATACGTGTACCGGATAATAACATTATACGCGAAATTGTTATCAGACTCGGGAACCCTGTTTTAAGTACTTCAATTATAGATGAAAATGATGAGATTGAATATATAACTAACCCAGAACTGATACATGAGAAATGGCAGGATTTTGCGGATATAGTAATAGACGGAGGTATTGGAGGAATTGAGCCATCCACGGTTATTGATTGTTCAACGGGAGAACATGATATCATAAGACAGGGAAAAGGAGAGTTAAAATTCTGA
- a CDS encoding S41 family peptidase gives MKRTYFILLVFSLLLLINTSCNDNDKINDKGELETVTYDAGTKTFKLTYSSGYTETINAIINNQVDPPVATATLEDGSIVTFENANNSGKAEIITSDVISDYKYVNGWIYDNMSVYYLWNDKLSKSPNYSLNPEDFFESILYKYNKTSNPDGDRFSWIQEDYTELLGNLSGVASHEIGFEYILVGTDATLKQYYALVLYAMHGTDAELKGINRGRFITKINGQNITADNYKNLFGGTGTKKLSMADFVYNETEKRYILQSSGDVTINMHNYFAENPIYLDTIYTVANNKIGYLVYNFFARDNGDKSNNYDKELISKLSNFKSKGVNEMVLDLRYNSGGAVSSAIALASALVKNRSTKNVLTTSQYNSILHNALIKEEGANYNKDYFIDKIIGTTVAIPEMNLPRLYVLTSGWTASASEFIINGLKPYMDVILIGETTYGKNVGSITIYEDDDPKNKWGMQPIVVKFANSLGFSDFTAGFTPDYEIDEFENLYLYSFGDTNDPLLGKALSLITGQTSFTRSASAISTPFRSTQINEKISVDSREKSHRFEMYDDIRGESIRNIMTK, from the coding sequence ATGAAAAGAACTTATTTCATACTGCTCGTTTTTTCATTATTGTTGCTAATAAACACATCTTGTAATGATAACGACAAAATTAATGACAAAGGTGAGTTGGAAACTGTAACATATGATGCAGGAACAAAAACTTTTAAACTAACATACAGCAGCGGATATACTGAAACTATTAACGCAATAATTAACAATCAGGTTGATCCTCCGGTTGCTACTGCTACTTTGGAAGATGGCTCCATAGTCACTTTCGAGAATGCAAACAACTCAGGTAAGGCAGAGATCATAACCTCTGACGTAATATCAGATTATAAATATGTAAATGGTTGGATTTATGATAATATGTCGGTTTATTATCTATGGAACGACAAGCTTTCTAAGAGTCCTAACTATTCACTAAATCCGGAAGACTTTTTCGAATCAATACTTTATAAATATAATAAAACATCAAATCCGGATGGAGACCGCTTCTCCTGGATTCAGGAAGATTATACTGAATTATTAGGCAATCTGAGCGGAGTTGCTTCTCATGAAATAGGTTTTGAATATATTTTAGTAGGTACAGATGCTACCCTTAAGCAATACTACGCTTTAGTTCTTTATGCAATGCATGGAACAGATGCAGAGCTTAAAGGTATTAACAGAGGCAGGTTTATTACTAAAATTAATGGACAAAATATTACCGCTGACAACTATAAAAATCTTTTTGGCGGTACCGGGACAAAGAAACTGAGTATGGCTGATTTTGTTTATAATGAGACAGAGAAAAGGTATATACTCCAGAGTTCAGGAGATGTAACCATAAATATGCATAATTACTTTGCCGAAAACCCTATTTATCTTGATACCATTTATACAGTAGCTAATAATAAAATAGGATATCTTGTTTATAACTTCTTTGCAAGGGATAATGGAGATAAAAGTAACAATTATGATAAAGAACTAATTAGCAAGCTTAGCAATTTTAAATCTAAGGGTGTAAATGAGATGGTTCTTGACCTTCGATATAACAGTGGTGGAGCAGTCTCCTCAGCTATCGCACTTGCAAGTGCTTTAGTGAAAAACAGATCAACAAAAAATGTACTTACTACATCACAATATAATTCTATTCTGCACAACGCTCTCATTAAGGAAGAGGGAGCAAACTATAATAAGGATTATTTTATCGACAAGATTATAGGTACAACAGTTGCTATCCCTGAAATGAATTTACCCAGGTTATATGTGTTAACTTCGGGATGGACAGCTTCTGCCAGTGAATTTATCATAAACGGACTAAAACCTTATATGGATGTGATCCTTATCGGGGAAACTACATATGGAAAAAATGTAGGTTCAATTACAATATACGAAGATGATGATCCAAAAAATAAATGGGGAATGCAACCTATTGTAGTGAAATTCGCAAATAGCCTTGGCTTTTCAGATTTTACTGCTGGATTCACTCCGGATTATGAAATTGATGAGTTTGAAAATCTATATCTCTATAGCTTTGGTGATACTAATGATCCTTTACTTGGAAAAGCTTTATCACTCATTACAGGGCAAACATCGTTTACGCGTTCAGCAAGTGCTATTTCAACCCCATTCCGCTCTACTCAGATAAACGAAAAAATTTCTGTTGATAGCCGTGAAAAATCACATCGCTTTGAAATGTATGATGATATTCGTGGTGAAAGTATTAGAAATATAATGACTAAATAA